One region of Duncaniella freteri genomic DNA includes:
- a CDS encoding NfeD family protein — MRYLLTLIIGLCNLFSVYADELRCVYMLRLDDEIGSSTWRYTREALDEAEKEGADMLLVHLNTYGGSVVHADSIRTALMRFPRPVVAFVDNNAASAGALIALACDSVYMCSGSSMGAATVVNGNDGSAMPDKYQSYMRAMMRATAESHGKIAESDSALRWRRNPVIAEAMVDSRVEVDGLIDSTRVLTFTPEEAIKWGYADGKAESVDEVLSALNYDNNYAVIEYHPTWMDHLIGFLTNPAVQAFLIMVIVGGIYMEMHSPGMGFPSAAAIIAACLYFLPIYITGIASSWIILLFVAGFILVVLEMFVVPGFGVTGISGIVCISLALIFGLIENYTFSITYASSSSLWLSLGIFFAGLILAVVAIWYLTSSHGPKWVRRHTDLMTELRNSDGFIGVDMQPVRYVGHEGVAVTDMRPAGKVEINGETLDAVAVMGFIHAGTRVKVTKYENAQIYVKEA, encoded by the coding sequence ATGAGATATCTGTTGACCTTAATTATCGGCTTGTGCAATCTGTTTTCGGTTTATGCCGATGAGTTGCGTTGTGTGTATATGCTTCGTCTTGACGATGAGATTGGATCAAGCACCTGGCGATACACCCGGGAGGCTCTTGATGAGGCTGAAAAGGAGGGAGCCGATATGCTGCTCGTTCATCTCAACACTTATGGGGGATCTGTGGTCCATGCCGATTCCATCCGTACAGCCCTTATGCGTTTCCCACGACCAGTGGTTGCGTTTGTCGACAACAACGCTGCATCAGCCGGAGCGTTGATTGCTCTTGCGTGTGACTCGGTGTACATGTGTTCCGGTTCCTCTATGGGGGCTGCCACTGTGGTGAATGGCAATGACGGTTCTGCGATGCCCGACAAATATCAGTCATATATGCGGGCTATGATGCGTGCTACAGCAGAGAGCCATGGTAAGATCGCAGAATCGGATTCTGCTTTGCGTTGGCGTCGTAATCCGGTTATAGCCGAGGCGATGGTTGATTCACGTGTTGAGGTCGATGGGCTGATAGACTCGACCAGGGTTCTTACATTCACTCCTGAAGAAGCTATAAAATGGGGCTATGCCGATGGCAAGGCGGAATCGGTTGACGAGGTGTTGTCGGCATTGAATTATGACAATAATTATGCTGTAATTGAGTATCATCCCACATGGATGGATCATCTGATAGGTTTCCTCACTAATCCTGCCGTTCAGGCTTTTCTTATAATGGTGATCGTGGGCGGTATATATATGGAGATGCACTCTCCGGGTATGGGGTTCCCATCGGCAGCCGCTATCATTGCAGCATGCCTATATTTTTTGCCGATATATATAACCGGTATAGCAAGCAGCTGGATAATCCTTCTTTTTGTGGCAGGATTTATACTTGTTGTTCTTGAGATGTTTGTCGTGCCTGGTTTCGGTGTGACCGGAATTTCAGGTATAGTCTGCATAAGTCTTGCTCTTATATTCGGATTGATTGAGAATTATACATTCAGCATCACTTATGCAAGTTCTTCGTCATTATGGTTGTCGCTCGGTATATTCTTTGCAGGTTTGATTCTTGCAGTGGTTGCCATATGGTATCTTACGTCGTCGCATGGACCAAAATGGGTGCGCCGGCACACTGACCTGATGACGGAATTGCGTAATTCGGACGGTTTCATAGGTGTGGATATGCAGCCTGTGCGCTATGTAGGGCACGAGGGAGTAGCCGTTACCGATATGCGTCCTGCCGGGAAAGTTGAAATAAATGGTGAGACTCTTGATGCTGTCGCTGTAATGGGTTTCATCCATGCCGGGACGCGTGTCAAGGTCACAAAATATGAAAACGCCCAAATATATGTCAAAGAGGCATGA
- a CDS encoding lysylphosphatidylglycerol synthase transmembrane domain-containing protein, with amino-acid sequence MNSAADTDNVSERKSLLGLAWKIFLPVAIGLGVVAWLFHREFDSAVWDAVRFTPAAIGGIFLACVFMLGRDFGLSWRFRVLTDRDLSWLKAIKISYLCEFTSCVTPSAVGGSALSMVYMHREGIGLGRATTITMSTLFLDELFFVVFLPVMMLIVPYSQLFGFDRSSFTLGLRAVFWIIYIGLTLWTLLLYLGIFVKPHAIRRGLNRLFRMRWLRRWSAVVEELGMNMEMTGRDLRHRSLAWWLQAFAATSFSWMSRFLVVCALFIGFAPGADQMMVLARQFVVWVILIVSPTPGGAGVSEWLFTTYYGDLISGEGMALVLALFWRIISYYSYLIVGACILPAWIRQGFRNRRNKKI; translated from the coding sequence ATGAATTCTGCTGCTGACACTGATAACGTTTCCGAGCGTAAAAGTCTTTTGGGACTTGCATGGAAAATTTTTCTTCCCGTGGCCATAGGGTTAGGGGTGGTTGCCTGGCTCTTTCACCGGGAGTTTGATTCTGCAGTATGGGATGCAGTCCGGTTCACACCTGCCGCTATAGGAGGGATATTTCTAGCCTGTGTTTTCATGCTTGGGAGGGATTTCGGGCTCAGTTGGCGGTTCAGGGTGCTCACTGATCGTGATTTATCATGGCTCAAAGCCATAAAGATCAGTTATCTCTGTGAATTCACTTCCTGTGTTACACCGTCGGCAGTAGGAGGGAGTGCGCTGAGTATGGTGTATATGCATCGTGAGGGTATAGGTCTCGGACGTGCCACTACTATCACAATGAGCACATTGTTTCTTGACGAACTATTCTTTGTGGTGTTTCTCCCTGTAATGATGCTTATAGTGCCTTACAGCCAGTTGTTCGGGTTTGATCGCAGTTCGTTCACTTTAGGTCTGCGCGCCGTATTCTGGATAATATATATAGGGCTTACCCTTTGGACGTTGCTGTTGTATCTGGGGATTTTTGTAAAGCCTCATGCCATTCGCAGAGGGCTGAACCGTCTATTCCGGATGCGTTGGTTGCGACGTTGGAGTGCTGTGGTGGAGGAGCTTGGCATGAATATGGAAATGACCGGGCGGGATCTGCGTCATCGGTCCTTGGCATGGTGGCTTCAGGCTTTTGCCGCGACTTCATTCTCATGGATGTCAAGATTCCTGGTGGTGTGCGCTCTTTTTATCGGATTCGCTCCGGGAGCTGACCAAATGATGGTCCTTGCCCGCCAGTTTGTGGTATGGGTCATCCTTATTGTCAGTCCGACTCCTGGAGGCGCAGGGGTGAGCGAATGGCTGTTTACCACCTATTATGGGGATTTGATTTCGGGCGAAGGTATGGCTCTCGTGCTTGCCTTGTTCTGGCGTATCATAAGTTATTATTCCTATCTTATAGTCGGAGCCTGCATACTTCCAGCATGGATAAGACAGGGATTTAGGAACCGTAGAAACAAGAAAATTTAA
- a CDS encoding SLC45 family MFS transporter, translated as MSKTKPDQSFWKLWNLSFGFFGVQIAYALQSANITRIFATIGADPHSLSYFWILPPLMGIIVQPIVGVASDRTWNRLGRRLPYLLIGAAIAVIVMCFLPNAGSFGLTVSGAMVFGFIALMFLDTSINMAMQPFKMLVGDQVNEKQKGLAYSIRSFLCNAGSLVGYLAPITLTAIGISNLAPEGQVPQSVTYSFYIGAAVLVLCVVYSFIFIREMPPKEYAEYHGITREQATEKAGMMSLLRNAPSTFWTVGLVQFFCWAAFLYMWTYTNGAIADTVWGTTDTKSAAYQAAGNWVGVLFAVQAVGSVIWAVAIPMFKSHKMVYALSLVLGGIGFISTLFITSQYVLFFSYLLIGCAWAAMLAMPFTILTNSLSGKNMGTYLGLFNGTICVPQICAAAVGGVILPLLGGRQVNMLVLAGIMLLMGAVCVYFIKETYAEARAVDQTVGEEI; from the coding sequence ATGAGTAAAACCAAACCGGACCAAAGTTTTTGGAAACTTTGGAATCTAAGTTTCGGCTTCTTTGGAGTACAGATTGCCTATGCTCTCCAAAGTGCGAATATCACGCGTATATTTGCGACAATTGGGGCTGACCCTCATTCTCTCAGTTATTTCTGGATACTTCCGCCACTTATGGGTATAATAGTCCAGCCTATAGTTGGGGTGGCAAGCGACCGCACCTGGAATCGTCTCGGTCGCAGGCTCCCTTATCTTTTGATAGGAGCAGCTATAGCTGTCATCGTTATGTGCTTTCTTCCCAATGCCGGAAGTTTCGGGCTTACTGTGAGCGGAGCAATGGTGTTCGGTTTCATAGCTCTGATGTTTCTTGATACCTCTATCAATATGGCGATGCAGCCTTTCAAGATGCTTGTAGGTGATCAGGTGAATGAAAAGCAGAAGGGACTTGCTTATTCCATACGGAGTTTTCTTTGCAATGCGGGCAGCCTTGTGGGGTATCTCGCTCCGATTACACTGACGGCAATAGGTATAAGTAATCTTGCTCCGGAGGGGCAGGTGCCACAGAGCGTGACATATTCATTCTATATAGGAGCTGCTGTGTTAGTGCTGTGTGTGGTATACAGTTTTATCTTTATTCGTGAAATGCCGCCTAAGGAGTATGCCGAGTACCATGGTATCACCAGGGAACAGGCTACAGAGAAGGCGGGAATGATGTCTCTTCTCCGTAATGCGCCAAGCACCTTCTGGACGGTCGGGCTTGTGCAGTTTTTCTGCTGGGCTGCATTCCTTTATATGTGGACTTACACTAATGGTGCCATTGCCGATACCGTATGGGGTACAACAGACACAAAGTCGGCAGCATATCAGGCAGCCGGCAATTGGGTTGGTGTCCTTTTTGCCGTTCAGGCTGTTGGATCTGTGATATGGGCTGTGGCGATACCTATGTTCAAGAGCCATAAGATGGTCTACGCTCTCAGTCTCGTATTGGGTGGCATAGGATTCATATCCACACTTTTCATAACCAGCCAGTATGTACTTTTCTTCTCCTATCTGCTCATCGGATGTGCATGGGCCGCAATGCTTGCGATGCCATTCACCATTCTTACAAATTCTCTTTCAGGGAAGAATATGGGCACTTATTTAGGACTGTTCAACGGTACAATATGTGTACCGCAGATATGTGCCGCAGCCGTTGGCGGTGTTATTCTTCCTTTGCTTGGAGGCCGTCAGGTGAATATGCTTGTTCTTGCCGGTATAATGCTTCTGATGGGAGCTGTATGTGTATACTTTATTAAAGAGACATATGCAGAGGCACGTGCAGTAGACCAGACTGTCGGAGAAGAGATATAA
- the nfo gene encoding deoxyribonuclease IV produces the protein MKFIGAHVSVVNGVSNAPFNARAIGAKSFALFTRNPSRWVSKAISDDEAEAFRRNCEECGFRPDVILPHDSFLINLGSPDAEKLEKSRTAFLDEMRRCSQLGLTMLNFHPGSHMREISEDACLDLIAESLNIILDETSGVKAVIENTAGQGSNLGYTFEQIARIIDRVEDKSRVGVCIDTCHAHSAGYDMTTPEAYARTWAEFDSTIGFKYLCGMHINDTLKAVGSRVDRHAPIGQGVLGEGFWRMLMQDSRMDGIPLILETTDESLWPDEIRYLSSLAD, from the coding sequence ATGAAATTTATAGGAGCACATGTTTCTGTAGTGAATGGGGTGAGCAATGCGCCTTTTAATGCGAGAGCCATCGGCGCGAAGTCGTTTGCGCTGTTCACTCGCAATCCTTCTCGTTGGGTGTCGAAAGCCATCAGCGATGATGAGGCGGAGGCTTTCAGACGTAATTGTGAGGAATGCGGATTCCGGCCTGATGTGATTCTTCCGCACGACAGTTTCCTTATCAATCTCGGAAGCCCTGATGCCGAAAAGCTCGAAAAGTCCCGCACGGCTTTCCTTGACGAGATGCGCCGATGCAGTCAGCTCGGACTGACTATGCTCAATTTCCATCCGGGAAGTCACATGCGAGAGATCTCTGAGGATGCATGTCTTGATCTGATAGCGGAATCCCTGAATATTATCCTTGATGAGACCTCAGGAGTCAAAGCTGTGATAGAGAACACGGCAGGGCAGGGCAGCAATCTCGGATACACCTTTGAGCAGATAGCCAGAATTATCGACCGTGTGGAAGATAAGTCACGTGTAGGAGTGTGCATTGACACATGCCACGCCCATTCTGCAGGATATGATATGACCACTCCTGAGGCATATGCCCGAACATGGGCCGAGTTCGACAGCACTATCGGATTCAAATATCTCTGCGGTATGCATATTAATGACACTCTCAAGGCTGTGGGGTCGCGTGTGGACCGCCATGCTCCGATTGGTCAGGGGGTGCTCGGCGAGGGATTTTGGCGTATGCTCATGCAGGATTCCCGTATGGACGGCATACCGTTGATTCTTGAGACTACTGACGAATCCTTGTGGCCGGATGAAATCCGCTATCTGAGCTCTCTTGCTGACTGA
- the hisS gene encoding histidine--tRNA ligase: MAQKPSIPKGTRDFTPAEMARRNYIFDTIREVFHLYGFQQIETPAMENLSTLMGKYGEEGDKLLFKILNSGDFLRGIDHKLIEDGEYIKLASQLCEKGLRYDLTVPFARFVVMHRNDLQFPFKRFQIQPVWRADRPQKGRYREFYQCDADVVGSDSLLNEVELLQMIDEVFRRLGIRITIKLNNRKVLAGIAELIGAPDKIIDITVAIDKIDKIGLDNVKAELAERGIPAGSIEKITPIITLSGSNEERLASLETLLKESETGLKGVEELREVMNGSVALGLVADLELDVSLARGLNYYTGTIIEVKARDVEIGSITGGGRYDNLTGVFGLPGVSGVGISFGADRIYDVLNTLNLYPSDILGVAKIMFTNFGPTEATRSLSVIKELRKAGIPAEIFPDNAKMKKQMGRADALGIPYVGIIGETELANGTVTLKDMATGEQKQLTVGQLIEELNRN, encoded by the coding sequence ATGGCACAGAAACCCTCCATACCCAAAGGCACTCGCGATTTCACTCCAGCCGAGATGGCCCGCCGCAACTATATATTCGATACCATCCGTGAAGTGTTCCATCTCTACGGATTCCAGCAGATAGAGACTCCAGCCATGGAGAATCTGTCGACGCTTATGGGAAAATATGGCGAGGAGGGGGACAAACTACTGTTCAAGATACTCAACTCAGGTGATTTTCTGCGCGGAATAGACCACAAGCTCATAGAGGATGGCGAATATATCAAACTTGCCTCACAACTCTGTGAAAAAGGTCTGAGATATGACCTCACAGTGCCGTTTGCACGTTTCGTGGTGATGCATCGCAATGATCTCCAATTCCCGTTCAAGAGATTTCAGATCCAGCCAGTGTGGCGTGCCGACCGACCGCAGAAAGGCCGCTACCGCGAATTTTACCAGTGTGATGCCGATGTGGTAGGCTCCGACTCTCTGCTCAACGAGGTCGAACTGCTACAGATGATCGATGAAGTGTTCCGTCGCCTCGGCATACGCATCACCATCAAACTCAACAACCGTAAAGTGCTTGCCGGGATAGCTGAACTAATCGGTGCTCCCGACAAGATAATAGACATAACTGTCGCCATCGACAAGATTGATAAAATAGGTCTTGACAATGTCAAGGCGGAGCTTGCCGAACGAGGCATTCCCGCCGGGTCCATAGAAAAGATAACACCAATAATCACTCTTTCAGGCAGCAATGAAGAGCGTCTTGCAAGCCTTGAAACCCTTTTGAAAGAGAGCGAGACCGGATTGAAAGGGGTCGAGGAGCTACGAGAGGTAATGAACGGCAGTGTTGCCCTCGGTCTTGTGGCTGACCTTGAACTTGATGTGTCTCTTGCCCGCGGACTCAATTACTACACCGGAACTATCATAGAAGTGAAAGCCCGCGATGTGGAGATAGGCAGCATAACAGGCGGCGGTCGCTATGACAACCTCACCGGTGTGTTCGGACTGCCAGGGGTGTCAGGCGTAGGCATATCATTCGGAGCGGACCGCATATATGATGTCCTCAACACCCTCAACCTCTATCCTTCCGATATACTTGGGGTTGCAAAGATAATGTTCACAAACTTCGGTCCAACAGAAGCAACACGTTCGCTAAGCGTGATAAAAGAACTGCGCAAAGCCGGAATACCGGCTGAAATATTCCCCGACAATGCGAAGATGAAGAAACAGATGGGACGCGCCGACGCACTCGGGATCCCATACGTAGGAATAATCGGCGAGACAGAGCTTGCCAACGGCACTGTCACCCTAAAGGACATGGCTACCGGCGAACAGAAGCAATTGACCGTCGGACAACTGATCGAGGAGCTAAACCGTAACTGA
- a CDS encoding MlaE family ABC transporter permease — protein sequence MTDSLATFGRYCQFMCRVFSIPDRWKIFFTRTVAEITKLGIDSIPLVLVISVFIGAVCTIQMQLNIMSPLIPAYSTGLATREIILLEFSNSILCLILAGKVGSNIASEIGTMRVTEQIDALDIMGVNSANFLVLPKVIGFLLFMPVLVVFCIFTSIMGGVLISTFTDIIPLNRFIYGIQTMFQEWYVWYGLIKSLFFSFIITSVAAFYGYYVNGGALEVGKASTNAVVASSILILLLDVVLTKLLLQ from the coding sequence ATCACTGATTCTCTCGCCACCTTCGGACGCTACTGTCAGTTCATGTGCAGGGTGTTCTCCATTCCTGACAGGTGGAAGATATTCTTCACCCGCACTGTAGCCGAGATCACCAAACTCGGCATAGACTCTATACCTCTTGTACTTGTCATATCGGTGTTCATCGGAGCTGTATGTACAATCCAGATGCAGCTCAACATCATGTCACCACTTATCCCCGCCTACTCTACCGGACTTGCGACACGTGAAATAATCCTGCTGGAATTCTCCAACTCCATTCTCTGCCTTATTCTTGCAGGCAAAGTCGGCTCAAACATCGCATCTGAGATAGGCACCATGAGAGTGACCGAACAGATTGACGCCCTCGACATAATGGGTGTCAATTCCGCTAATTTCCTTGTCCTCCCCAAAGTGATCGGATTCCTCCTGTTCATGCCGGTGCTCGTTGTGTTCTGTATCTTCACATCCATCATGGGCGGTGTGCTCATATCCACATTCACCGATATCATCCCGCTCAACAGGTTCATCTATGGAATACAGACAATGTTCCAGGAATGGTACGTATGGTACGGACTTATAAAATCACTGTTTTTCTCCTTCATCATCACTTCTGTGGCGGCATTCTACGGCTACTACGTCAACGGTGGTGCGCTTGAAGTGGGAAAAGCATCCACCAATGCTGTTGTTGCATCAAGCATACTCATACTCCTGCTTGACGTTGTACTCACCAAACTACTCCTGCAATGA
- a CDS encoding ABC transporter ATP-binding protein, whose protein sequence is MIEVRNLTKSFDGKTILHDVSAKFETGKTNLIIGQSGSGKTVLVKSIIGLIRPEVGEILYDGRDIMKMDSSQIKELRKEIGMLFQGSALFDSETVLGNVAFPLTMFTNMSAAEIHDRAQFCIERVNLKGADSKYPSEISGGMQKRVAIARAIALNPKYLFCDEPNSGLDPRTSIVIDELLSDITHEYNITTIINTHDMNSVLGIGENITFINKGYREWVGDMHQIYHTSNEALNEFVFANDLFQKVKQYVITHEHH, encoded by the coding sequence ATGATTGAAGTACGTAACCTCACCAAGTCATTTGACGGAAAAACCATACTCCACGACGTTAGCGCGAAGTTCGAGACCGGCAAGACCAACTTGATCATTGGCCAGAGCGGATCAGGCAAGACTGTGCTTGTGAAATCCATAATAGGTCTCATACGTCCAGAAGTGGGAGAGATACTTTACGACGGACGCGACATCATGAAAATGGATTCGTCACAGATCAAGGAACTCAGAAAAGAGATCGGTATGCTGTTTCAAGGTTCCGCACTCTTCGATTCCGAGACCGTTCTCGGAAATGTAGCGTTCCCCCTCACAATGTTCACGAATATGAGTGCGGCAGAGATCCACGACCGCGCACAATTCTGCATAGAACGCGTAAATCTCAAGGGAGCTGACTCCAAGTATCCGTCAGAGATCTCCGGAGGTATGCAGAAACGTGTCGCCATAGCGCGTGCCATAGCCCTGAACCCCAAATATCTGTTCTGCGATGAGCCAAACTCAGGTCTTGACCCACGCACTTCGATTGTGATTGACGAACTTCTCAGTGATATCACACACGAATATAACATCACCACAATCATAAACACCCACGACATGAACTCGGTGCTCGGTATCGGCGAGAACATTACATTCATAAATAAAGGATACCGCGAATGGGTCGGTGACATGCACCAGATATATCACACCTCCAACGAAGCTCTCAACGAATTTGTCTTTGCCAATGATCTGTTCCAGAAAGTGAAACAGTACGTCATCACCCACGAACATCATTGA
- a CDS encoding TrmH family RNA methyltransferase: MPVIPIDSLNNPGVEVYASLTEAQLRNRLDPGRGIFIAESPKVINVAIQAGYKPQSILCEQKHIIGDASLIIERFPDIPVYTGSREILASLTGYTLTRGVLCAMRRPAPPSVEDVCCNARRVAVIDGVVDTTNIGAIFRSAAALGIDAVLVTPTSCDPLNRRAVRVSMGTVFLVPWTWIDNASELKKLGFKTVAMALTDKSVSIDDKKLCAEPRLAIIMGTEGDGLPQPTIDEADYTARIPMAHNVDSLNVAAAAAVAFWELRSRE; the protein is encoded by the coding sequence ATGCCCGTAATACCCATCGATTCACTCAACAATCCTGGTGTAGAGGTCTATGCATCGCTAACTGAAGCACAGCTGCGCAACCGCCTGGACCCCGGGCGCGGAATTTTTATAGCCGAAAGCCCTAAAGTGATCAATGTGGCGATCCAGGCTGGCTACAAGCCGCAGTCGATACTTTGCGAACAAAAACATATTATAGGTGACGCGTCACTTATAATAGAGCGATTCCCTGACATCCCTGTCTATACAGGCTCGCGTGAAATTCTCGCCTCTCTGACAGGTTATACACTGACACGAGGTGTGCTCTGCGCAATGCGTCGTCCGGCTCCTCCAAGCGTGGAAGATGTGTGCTGCAATGCCAGACGTGTTGCCGTGATCGATGGTGTGGTGGATACCACCAATATCGGAGCCATTTTCCGCTCTGCCGCCGCTCTTGGGATTGATGCAGTGCTCGTAACCCCGACATCTTGCGATCCTTTGAACCGCCGGGCTGTGAGAGTATCGATGGGGACAGTGTTTCTTGTGCCATGGACCTGGATTGACAATGCCTCTGAATTGAAGAAGTTAGGCTTCAAGACCGTTGCAATGGCCCTTACCGATAAATCCGTATCCATAGATGACAAAAAATTATGTGCCGAGCCGCGCCTTGCCATCATAATGGGCACAGAAGGGGACGGACTCCCCCAACCCACCATTGACGAAGCCGATTATACAGCTCGCATCCCCATGGCGCACAATGTGGACTCACTCAATGTTGCCGCAGCCGCGGCTGTCGCCTTTTGGGAGCTGAGAAGCAGAGAATAA
- the pelA gene encoding pectate lyase, with the protein MKKYLKCIIAVAFVLSCFNPIMEAKRKNAEILNTDPEFFMTEEARRIGDQVLLYQRVTGGWPKNIDMARPLDEKDAARVLDEKKRRNDSTTDNNSTTIQMAYLARLYKATGDVKYRDAFRRGVDFLLSGQYENGGWPQFWPENRGYQIHITYNDNAMVNTMNVIRDLMYGNAPYDGDSDLLTPDYRKRLFESFYRGVECILATQIVDRNGNLTVWCQQHYRDTYVPAPARAYELPSYCSAESTGILALLMEIPEPDYRIKRAVHSGMRWLDDHKITGYRCKRVNKNGFSDTRFVSEPGAGPVWARFYDLVYAEPYVCDRDGIPRRHLDQIGYERRNGYSWYNNGPARLYDIYKKWCDKWDPCNDEGISLSSPGGNERGIMLLDRE; encoded by the coding sequence ATGAAAAAGTATCTGAAGTGTATTATTGCGGTAGCTTTCGTATTGTCCTGTTTCAATCCTATAATGGAGGCAAAAAGGAAGAATGCTGAGATTCTGAATACTGATCCTGAGTTTTTTATGACAGAAGAGGCTCGCCGCATAGGCGATCAAGTGCTATTGTATCAGCGTGTTACAGGAGGATGGCCAAAGAATATCGACATGGCGCGGCCTCTTGATGAAAAAGATGCAGCAAGAGTCCTTGATGAGAAAAAACGCCGCAATGATTCCACAACCGACAATAATTCCACAACAATACAGATGGCATATCTTGCCAGGCTTTATAAAGCTACTGGCGATGTGAAGTACAGGGATGCTTTTCGCCGTGGTGTGGATTTTCTTCTGTCCGGGCAATATGAAAATGGCGGATGGCCTCAATTCTGGCCGGAGAATCGAGGTTATCAGATTCATATTACGTATAATGACAATGCGATGGTCAACACTATGAATGTTATCCGCGATCTGATGTACGGTAATGCTCCTTATGATGGAGATTCGGATCTGTTGACACCTGATTATCGTAAGCGGTTGTTTGAATCGTTTTACCGTGGAGTGGAATGTATTCTTGCCACTCAGATTGTTGACAGGAACGGCAATCTGACAGTGTGGTGCCAGCAGCATTATCGTGACACTTATGTTCCGGCTCCGGCACGTGCTTATGAGCTCCCATCATACTGTTCGGCAGAATCGACCGGTATTCTTGCTCTCCTGATGGAGATTCCGGAGCCTGATTATCGTATAAAACGTGCAGTTCATTCAGGTATGCGATGGCTTGATGACCATAAGATTACAGGATATCGTTGCAAGCGGGTCAATAAGAATGGTTTTAGCGATACCAGATTCGTTTCTGAGCCTGGGGCCGGGCCTGTATGGGCGAGGTTCTATGACCTGGTATATGCTGAGCCTTATGTGTGTGACAGGGATGGGATTCCGCGCCGACATTTAGATCAGATAGGCTACGAGCGTCGTAATGGGTATAGCTGGTATAACAATGGTCCCGCACGATTGTATGATATATACAAGAAATGGTGTGATAAGTGGGATCCTTGTAATGATGAGGGCATCAGCCTGTCATCTCCAGGAGGAAATGAGCGTGGCATCATGCTCCTTGACCGCGAGTAA
- a CDS encoding quinoprotein amine dehydrogenase, whose protein sequence is MKIYSYILVIMFGVMTVQCGKDELEDTLPKQDSTDDYNSYWYYSYEAVNKINALTLNMEQADEFIPYTVAHIGDTLLVANIGGKGNSLMLFSQKDNKLLSTIKSWQFDNKTLSFGSWIEAIVPAGDRLYISERQSRIHVFRLPDLDYITCIGNGNWNGPVFQAQALTVNDGLILARDKNGKVSIYKESDATKDNYQKTKRYKHVSGNGSSNNSFAAHYMQPDEDGRILLSDYENKIIRVIDPSLINDDLPDNTSIDIDELTMALDFKPKTFAICNNRWYVTGNNDAINIYDRNLQEWCRALKAIKGYAFSQPTRIYAQNDSVLWVSDTHSSKRTLVKMVVHKGEIRD, encoded by the coding sequence ATGAAAATATACTCTTATATTCTTGTCATAATGTTCGGTGTTATGACCGTACAATGCGGCAAAGATGAACTTGAAGACACTCTTCCTAAACAAGACTCAACGGATGACTACAATAGTTACTGGTATTATTCCTACGAAGCAGTAAATAAAATCAATGCTCTGACTCTCAATATGGAGCAGGCTGATGAATTTATCCCTTATACAGTAGCCCATATCGGAGACACCCTGCTTGTAGCCAACATTGGCGGCAAAGGCAACAGCCTTATGCTGTTCAGCCAAAAGGACAACAAGCTACTCTCCACCATTAAGTCGTGGCAATTCGACAATAAGACATTAAGTTTCGGAAGCTGGATAGAAGCTATAGTCCCGGCCGGCGACCGGCTGTACATATCCGAACGCCAGTCACGAATCCATGTATTCCGACTTCCCGATCTTGACTATATCACATGTATTGGCAATGGCAACTGGAATGGACCTGTATTTCAAGCTCAGGCACTAACAGTCAATGATGGTCTGATACTCGCACGTGACAAGAATGGTAAAGTAAGCATCTACAAAGAATCGGATGCCACCAAAGATAATTATCAAAAGACAAAGCGTTATAAACACGTATCCGGAAACGGATCATCAAACAATTCATTTGCCGCCCATTACATGCAGCCTGACGAGGACGGTAGGATACTCCTCTCAGATTATGAAAACAAGATAATCCGCGTGATTGATCCTTCCTTGATAAATGACGATCTGCCCGACAACACTTCAATTGATATCGATGAACTCACTATGGCTCTCGACTTCAAACCCAAAACATTTGCCATATGCAACAACAGATGGTATGTCACCGGCAACAACGATGCCATAAACATATATGACCGCAACCTTCAAGAATGGTGTCGCGCCCTGAAAGCAATCAAAGGATACGCCTTTTCCCAACCAACACGCATCTACGCACAGAACGATTCCGTGCTTTGGGTTTCAGATACACACAGTTCCAAACGGACATTGGTAAAAATGGTGGTCCACAAAGGCGAAATACGTGATTGA